In Psychrobacter ciconiae, the genomic window ATATCGTCATCGGTAGTAATGATGAGACTGAGGATGATTTGACCCGTGCCAATCCTTTGCTTACTGATACCAACGAGCCGCCGCGAGCCTCTGAATAAAGGAAAATCAGCAACGTTATGACCAGTATTCGGCAGATTAAACAGCAGGTGCAAACCCTTATTAATGGCGCGGTTAATCAAAACTTGCCCAAGTTTTGGATTACCGATTGGCTGCTGTTTGTCACGGGTAAACCGGCAACGGCGCTGATTATAGAAGATGATTATGAGCTAACTCCTGATGAGCTTTCGCAGTTTTATTGCGGCATTAAAAAAATGCAGCAAGGCACGCCGCTTGCGTATTTAACCGGAAAACAAGCGTTTTGGCGGCATGAATTTTTGGTCAACGAGCATACCTTAATTCCAAGACCCGATACCGAAGTTTTGGTGGAGACGGTGCTCAACTGGATTGAGAAAAATTGGGCTCAGCATAATCGTGAGCCAAGCCATTCACCGATGCTGCTTGATTTGGGAACAGGGTCGGGCTGTATTGCTATCAGTCTTGCTGCTGAAAAAGCGCTTCGAGGCTGGCAAGTCACGGCGGTAGACATTTCAAAAGACGCGCTTATCATTGCCGAAAAAAACGCCAAGCTAAATGATGCTTGCGTTCATTTTCTTCAAAGTTCTTGGTTTAACGCCCTTGCTGGTCAGCGCTTTGATGTGATTGTCTCAAATCCGCCTTACATTGATGAAACGGACAGCCATTTAACAAGCTTAGTCGCTGAGCCAATCACCGCATTGACCGCAAAAAATCAGGGCTTAGCGGATATTGAAATTATCGTTCAAGCCGCGCCGGATTTTTTGCAAAATAATGGCTTGTTGGCGATTGAGCATGGTTTTGATCAAGGTCAAAGCGTCCGCAAGTTGTTTGAAAATCGCGGATTTGATGCCATAACCACGCTGCAGGATTTCGGTAAAAACGATAGGGTAACGCTTGGTGTTTGGAAAGGCACAGAGCAGTGATAAGGGATGCTCATGACGGACAATAATGAACCATTTGACCAGTTAAGTGATGATGAGCTGCTGCGCTACTCGCGGCAAGTGCTGCTGTCGGGCTGGGACATCGACGCTCAAATTAAGTTAAAATCGGCGCGCGTGGTACTGATTGGCGCAGGTGGTCTTGGCTGTCCGGCGTCTGAAACCTTGGTTCGCGCCGGCGTGGGCTTTGTTCATCTCATTGATGATGATGAGATTGAATTGAGCAATTTGCAGCGGCAAACGCTGTTTTTGCCAAAAGATATTGGTCAATCAAAAGCGCTTACCGCGGCTCAAATGCTCAATGAAATTAACCCGTTAATTAAGGCTCATGGCAGCAGTGAGCGTTTAACCGATGACAATGCCTTTGAGATTTTGACCAGATTTAGCGGCGAAATGCCTGACTTATTGCTTGATTGCAGTGATAATTTTGCGACCCGCGACATGAGTAACCGCTTAAGCATTCGTTATCAATTGCCGCTGCTAAGCGCCTCTGCCATTGGCTTTCAAGGTCAGCTAGCATTATTTGAACCCAACCAAAATAACGGCTGCTATCAATGTATTTTTGGCGATACCACCGCTCATGATGACAGAACTTGCGCCAATTCAGGCGTTCTTGCCAGCACCACGGCGATTATGGGAAATCTGCAAGCCAATTTAGCGCTGCAATATTTAGGGCTTGGCAACAATCCTTTGGCAAATAAGCTGCTACTATGGGATGGTCTGCGGTTGCAGCAGCGGGTGATGGGCTTTAAACAAGATTTGCAATGCTCAGCTTGCCAGCCTTAATGAGCTTTAAAATATTATAAAATTAGAGAATATCAAATAGAGAAGAATAATATGAAATTGCATCGACCGCATTTATTAAAACACACGCTCAACGTTGCCAACCGCGTTCGCCAAACTGCAAGTGTGGCAGGGTTGTCGCTGCTGCGGGTGGCTCAAGGCGAAAAACCAGATGCCATGCTGCTAAAAGAAACCTTTGAGCAGCTTGGGACGACCTATATCAAAATCGGTCAGTTTATTGCCAGTACGCCGTCGTTGTTTCCGCGTCAATATGTGATGGCGTTTCAAGATTGCCTAGACCAAACCACGCCGCTGCCGTTTAGCTACATCAAAAAAGTGCTTCAAGAAGAGTTAGAAATAAACGGCAAAACGCTTGATGAGCTGTTTTTAACCATTGATGAGACGCCGCTGGCGTCAGCGTCTATTGCCCAAGTTCACGCTGCAACCTTGTCAAATGGCGAGGAGGTGGTGCTCAAAGTTCAAAAGCCAAACGTTAAAACCATCATGCAAACGGATTTGGGCGTACTTCATGCGGTCACCAAAGTGTTAGAGAAGCTCATGCCCTCGATGCGCTTTGCAAGCCTGGCGCCGATTATTGATGAAATTCGATTGCGGATGCTTGCCGAAACCGACTTTATTGCCGAGGCGCAAAACATCCGCGATTTTCAGCAGTTTTTAACCGTTTCAAATAACACGCGGGTGGTGGCGCCAAAGGTTATCGAGCGCTTGACCACCAAGCGGGTGTTGACCATGAGCCGATTGCATGGCGTTTCGATGATTGATGAGGCGGCGATGCGCCAATATTGCAGCGACCCTGCGCAAGTGATGGCAGACACGCTCAATACGTGGTTTGCAAGTTTGATGCTTTGCAATAGTTTTCATGCCGACTTACACGCGGGCAATTTGATGCTGCTCAATGACGGTCGCATTGGCTTTTTAGATTTTGGCATTGTTGGTACGCTCAAAGCCGAAAGCTGGCGCGCTTGCCTTGCGATGATGCAAGCCTTGCAAGATGGTGACTACCGCGCGATGGCGCAAGCCATGGTTGATATGGAAATGACTCATGACAAAGACAATGTCGATGTTGACGCGCTTGCAAGTGATGTTGCTAAAATGATGCAAGTGGTCGCGGCAGATGATAAGGTCTTGACCAGTGGCAAGCCCTTTAATACCAAAGAGCAAGCCGATGAATTAAATAAAATGATGCTTGAAATCGTTGAAGTCGGTAAGCGCCACGGCATTCATTTCCCGCGCGATTTTGCGCTACTGGCTAAGCAAATGCTCTATTTTGACCGTTTTTTGCAGGTGCTCGCCCCTGATATGGATATGTTTAGCGACAACCGAATTCAGATTTTGGCTCAAGATAACACTTTAGCGGATGCGGCATCACAAAATAAAGATTTGCCAAAACTGGTGTCCTAACTCAGTTATTCTGATTTAGTTATCTTAATCAGGTTTTTCTTAACTCTACTTTTATCACAAGGATTGTGAGCGCAACTGGTTGCCAGTTTGCGATTACTTAGCACCGTCATGACGACCCCAATTTTTGCGCGCCTGAAAATCACTAATGA contains:
- a CDS encoding HesA/MoeB/ThiF family protein, whose protein sequence is MLMTDNNEPFDQLSDDELLRYSRQVLLSGWDIDAQIKLKSARVVLIGAGGLGCPASETLVRAGVGFVHLIDDDEIELSNLQRQTLFLPKDIGQSKALTAAQMLNEINPLIKAHGSSERLTDDNAFEILTRFSGEMPDLLLDCSDNFATRDMSNRLSIRYQLPLLSASAIGFQGQLALFEPNQNNGCYQCIFGDTTAHDDRTCANSGVLASTTAIMGNLQANLALQYLGLGNNPLANKLLLWDGLRLQQRVMGFKQDLQCSACQP
- the prmC gene encoding peptide chain release factor N(5)-glutamine methyltransferase, which produces MTSIRQIKQQVQTLINGAVNQNLPKFWITDWLLFVTGKPATALIIEDDYELTPDELSQFYCGIKKMQQGTPLAYLTGKQAFWRHEFLVNEHTLIPRPDTEVLVETVLNWIEKNWAQHNREPSHSPMLLDLGTGSGCIAISLAAEKALRGWQVTAVDISKDALIIAEKNAKLNDACVHFLQSSWFNALAGQRFDVIVSNPPYIDETDSHLTSLVAEPITALTAKNQGLADIEIIVQAAPDFLQNNGLLAIEHGFDQGQSVRKLFENRGFDAITTLQDFGKNDRVTLGVWKGTEQ
- a CDS encoding ABC1 kinase family protein; this encodes MKLHRPHLLKHTLNVANRVRQTASVAGLSLLRVAQGEKPDAMLLKETFEQLGTTYIKIGQFIASTPSLFPRQYVMAFQDCLDQTTPLPFSYIKKVLQEELEINGKTLDELFLTIDETPLASASIAQVHAATLSNGEEVVLKVQKPNVKTIMQTDLGVLHAVTKVLEKLMPSMRFASLAPIIDEIRLRMLAETDFIAEAQNIRDFQQFLTVSNNTRVVAPKVIERLTTKRVLTMSRLHGVSMIDEAAMRQYCSDPAQVMADTLNTWFASLMLCNSFHADLHAGNLMLLNDGRIGFLDFGIVGTLKAESWRACLAMMQALQDGDYRAMAQAMVDMEMTHDKDNVDVDALASDVAKMMQVVAADDKVLTSGKPFNTKEQADELNKMMLEIVEVGKRHGIHFPRDFALLAKQMLYFDRFLQVLAPDMDMFSDNRIQILAQDNTLADAASQNKDLPKLVS